A window of Thermosynechococcus sp. NK55a contains these coding sequences:
- a CDS encoding ribulose bisphosphate carboxylase small subunit, giving the protein MAVQSYAAPPTPWSRDLAEPKIAPTAYVHSFSNLIGDVRIKDYVHIAPGTSIRADEGTPFHIGSRTNIQDGVVIHGLQQGRVIGDDGQEYSVWIGDNASITHMALIHGPAYIGDGCFIGFRSTVFNARVGAGCVVMMHVLIQDVEIPPGKYVPSGMVITTQQQADRLPNVEESDIHFAQHVVGINEALLSGYQCAENIACIAPIRNELQRQEDPPTLHVEMLTGEKNTMTTDYGTHVRQLLQQGYQISLEYADARRYRTSSWQSGPTLTGQQESQVMAAIAQRLKEHEGEYVRLIGVDPKAKRRVFEEIIQRPGQAPVASRSSPRPSATVNAAPVGSLDASVVAQVRQLLQQGYQIGTEHADARRYRTSSWTSCAPIQSKQEPEVLAALEACLQEHAGEYVRLIGIDQKQKRRVLEQIIQRPQGPVAIATKAPTPVATSHVSVSSDGNDTLLSADLVNQIQDLLRQGCQVITEYADQRRFRTSSWQSGIKITSAQQINDLKAFLAEHQRDYIRLVGVNPQAKQRVLETIIHRPNGKAASNGNSTRSQGFTPRPTASSQGGTSTHSLSQEVIEQVRQLLQQGYTLGLEHVDARRYRTNSWQSGPRIEAKNLNEALAAIQACLQEYSGEYVRLIGINPVGKQRVAEILLQQAAK; this is encoded by the coding sequence ATGGCGGTTCAAAGCTATGCGGCACCCCCGACGCCGTGGTCTAGGGATTTAGCGGAGCCAAAGATTGCCCCCACGGCTTACGTCCACTCCTTCAGTAACCTCATCGGCGATGTCCGCATCAAAGATTATGTTCACATCGCCCCCGGCACCTCCATCCGTGCCGATGAAGGCACGCCCTTCCACATTGGCTCCCGCACCAATATTCAAGATGGCGTCGTCATCCACGGCCTCCAACAGGGACGGGTGATTGGGGATGATGGCCAAGAGTATTCTGTCTGGATCGGTGATAATGCCTCAATTACCCACATGGCACTGATCCACGGCCCTGCCTACATTGGCGATGGCTGTTTTATTGGCTTTCGCTCGACGGTGTTTAATGCACGGGTTGGTGCCGGCTGTGTGGTCATGATGCACGTCCTCATTCAGGATGTGGAAATTCCACCGGGAAAATATGTGCCTTCGGGAATGGTGATCACGACGCAGCAGCAAGCCGATCGCCTGCCGAATGTGGAAGAGTCAGATATTCACTTTGCCCAGCACGTGGTTGGCATTAATGAAGCGCTGCTATCGGGGTACCAGTGTGCTGAGAATATTGCCTGTATTGCCCCGATTCGGAATGAACTCCAGCGTCAAGAAGATCCACCCACCCTACACGTTGAAATGCTCACCGGGGAAAAGAACACCATGACCACAGATTATGGGACTCACGTCCGGCAATTGTTGCAGCAAGGATACCAAATTAGCTTGGAATATGCCGATGCGCGGCGGTATCGCACTAGCTCTTGGCAAAGTGGCCCGACCTTGACAGGGCAGCAGGAGTCTCAGGTAATGGCCGCGATCGCCCAACGACTCAAGGAACACGAGGGCGAGTATGTGCGCCTGATTGGTGTCGATCCCAAGGCCAAGCGTCGGGTTTTCGAGGAAATCATTCAACGTCCCGGTCAAGCACCTGTGGCTAGTCGCAGTAGCCCTCGTCCCAGTGCAACGGTGAACGCAGCGCCAGTGGGTTCCTTGGATGCCTCCGTTGTGGCTCAGGTGCGGCAGTTGCTCCAACAGGGGTATCAAATTGGCACAGAGCACGCCGATGCCCGCCGCTATCGCACGAGTTCTTGGACAAGCTGCGCTCCCATTCAATCCAAACAGGAGCCGGAGGTGTTGGCCGCCCTTGAGGCCTGTCTCCAAGAACATGCGGGTGAATATGTGCGCCTTATTGGCATTGATCAAAAGCAAAAGCGGCGCGTCCTTGAGCAAATTATTCAGCGCCCACAGGGACCGGTGGCGATCGCCACAAAAGCACCCACCCCAGTGGCTACTAGTCATGTCTCCGTCAGTTCTGACGGCAATGACACGCTTCTCAGTGCCGATCTCGTAAACCAAATTCAAGACCTGTTGCGCCAAGGCTGCCAAGTCATCACCGAGTATGCCGATCAGCGTCGCTTCCGTACCAGTTCTTGGCAAAGCGGCATCAAAATTACCTCTGCCCAGCAAATCAATGATCTGAAGGCTTTCCTTGCTGAGCACCAGCGGGACTATATCCGCCTTGTGGGGGTCAATCCCCAAGCCAAACAGCGGGTCCTGGAAACCATTATTCACCGTCCCAATGGCAAAGCCGCCAGCAATGGCAATAGCACCCGTAGTCAAGGGTTCACACCGCGTCCAACCGCCTCCAGTCAAGGGGGCACAAGCACCCATAGCCTCAGTCAAGAGGTGATTGAACAAGTCCGGCAACTCCTGCAACAGGGCTATACCCTCGGCCTAGAACATGTGGATGCCCGTCGCTACCGCACCAACTCCTGGCAAAGTGGCCCCCGCATTGAGGCCAAAAATCTTAATGAAGCCCTTGCTGCGATTCAGGCTTGCCTCCAAGAATACAGTGGCGAGTATGTGCGGCTGATTGGTATTAATCCTGTCGGCAAGCAGCGGGTGGCCGAAATCCTACTCCAACAGGCTGCTAAGTAG
- a CDS encoding restriction endonuclease: MPIPTYQALMLPLLRYLADGEQQRLRDLIDHLAQEFSLTVEERRQLLPSGQQPIFDNRVGWARTYLKKAVLLESPRRGWVQITERGRDVLAQKPERITTDFLKQFEEFRTFIAHSSTTTVTNDVMPSDNTGSPEELLEQAYETLKQNLLAELLEQVKEASAAFFERLVVELLVRMGYGGSFQEAARTIGRSGDEGIDGIIKEDRLGFDVVYVQAKRWGQTVGRPEVEKFAGALQGQRARKGVFITTSTFTEEARQYVEKIDSKIVLVDGERLAELMFEHNVGVSTVTSYPVKRIDNDFFLEE, from the coding sequence ATGCCCATCCCTACTTACCAAGCGCTTATGCTGCCTCTGCTCAGGTATCTTGCGGACGGTGAGCAGCAGCGTTTGCGCGACCTGATAGACCATTTAGCCCAGGAATTCTCGCTCACTGTGGAGGAGCGGAGGCAGTTGTTGCCGAGCGGCCAGCAGCCGATTTTCGACAACCGGGTTGGCTGGGCGAGAACGTACTTGAAAAAGGCTGTGTTGCTCGAAAGCCCGCGTCGGGGCTGGGTACAGATCACCGAGCGCGGACGTGATGTGCTCGCGCAGAAGCCTGAGCGCATCACCACAGATTTCCTCAAGCAATTTGAAGAGTTCCGGACTTTCATAGCGCATAGCAGCACCACCACAGTAACGAACGATGTCATGCCTTCCGACAATACAGGTTCGCCAGAGGAGTTGCTGGAACAAGCATACGAAACCCTGAAACAAAACCTATTGGCAGAGCTTTTAGAGCAGGTAAAGGAAGCTTCTGCCGCCTTTTTTGAGCGTTTGGTTGTAGAGCTCCTTGTGCGCATGGGCTATGGCGGTTCGTTCCAGGAAGCAGCGCGGACCATCGGGCGCAGTGGCGATGAAGGCATTGACGGCATCATCAAGGAGGATCGGCTTGGGTTCGATGTGGTCTATGTGCAAGCCAAGCGCTGGGGGCAAACCGTCGGCAGGCCTGAGGTCGAGAAGTTTGCCGGGGCGCTTCAAGGACAGCGTGCCCGCAAAGGTGTGTTTATCACCACCTCCACCTTCACCGAGGAAGCCCGACAGTATGTCGAAAAAATTGACAGTAAAATTGTGCTCGTCGACGGTGAGCGGCTTGCGGAACTGATGTTCGAGCACAACGTGGGTGTTTCCACTGTAACCAGCTATCCGGTCAAACGCATTGATAACGACTTCTTTCTCGAAGAATGA
- a CDS encoding carbon dioxide-concentrating mechanism protein CcmK, with protein MPIAVGMIETRGFPAVVEAADAMVKAARVTLVGYEKIGSGRVTVIVRGDVSEVQASVAAGVDSAKRVNGGEVLSTHIIARPHENLEYVLPIRYTEAVEQFRN; from the coding sequence ATGCCAATTGCTGTGGGAATGATTGAAACGCGCGGATTCCCCGCCGTCGTCGAAGCAGCAGATGCAATGGTAAAAGCCGCTCGCGTTACCCTTGTGGGCTACGAAAAAATTGGGAGTGGTCGGGTCACCGTGATTGTGCGGGGTGATGTCTCCGAAGTACAAGCCTCAGTGGCTGCCGGGGTTGATTCTGCCAAACGTGTCAATGGCGGAGAGGTGCTGTCCACGCACATTATTGCCCGTCCCCACGAAAACCTTGAGTACGTATTGCCCATTCGCTATACCGAGGCAGTGGAGCAATTCCGAAACTAA
- the rfbD gene encoding dTDP-4-dehydrorhamnose reductase gives MRLVILGATGQVGWQLVRQAPPSIEVIPVARQGTAVTLDLEDVDAIPQLLKTLRPDVVINAAAYTAVDQAEQEPERAQRINGTAVGRLAETMADLGGLLIHYSTDYVFAGTQSLPYRETDPPAPLNVYGYSKWLGEQAIASHHPAHLILRTSWVYDLRGKNFLRTMVRLAQTRPLVRVVADQIGTPTAAPFIAQVTYQLLERWQVDSSLSGLYHLTPRGSTSWYGFAAKIFDYLRTQGCAVATLEAIPSREYPTLAQRPAFSLLNCGKLEAVLGMPLPPWEAVLEPLLDQLDPQSVL, from the coding sequence ATGCGGCTGGTGATTTTGGGGGCAACGGGGCAGGTGGGCTGGCAACTGGTGCGGCAGGCCCCGCCTAGCATTGAAGTGATTCCCGTGGCTCGCCAAGGTACCGCCGTAACCCTGGACCTGGAAGATGTAGATGCCATTCCTCAGTTACTGAAAACCCTTCGCCCCGATGTGGTCATCAATGCGGCGGCCTACACTGCCGTAGATCAAGCGGAACAGGAACCCGAGCGGGCCCAGCGGATTAATGGCACAGCGGTTGGCCGCTTGGCAGAAACCATGGCCGACCTAGGCGGGCTGCTGATTCACTACTCCACCGATTATGTCTTTGCCGGCACGCAGTCGCTACCCTATCGCGAAACCGATCCCCCTGCCCCCCTCAATGTCTATGGCTACAGTAAGTGGCTAGGAGAGCAGGCGATCGCCAGCCACCACCCCGCCCACCTGATTTTGCGCACCAGTTGGGTCTATGATTTGCGGGGCAAGAACTTTCTGCGGACAATGGTTCGCCTGGCCCAAACCCGTCCTTTGGTTCGGGTGGTTGCCGATCAAATCGGTACGCCCACGGCTGCTCCCTTCATTGCCCAAGTTACCTATCAACTCCTCGAGCGCTGGCAGGTGGATTCTTCCCTGAGTGGCCTCTATCACCTGACGCCCCGCGGTAGCACCAGTTGGTATGGTTTTGCTGCTAAAATTTTTGATTACCTGCGCACCCAGGGCTGTGCAGTGGCTACCCTAGAGGCAATTCCCAGCAGGGAGTATCCCACCTTGGCCCAACGACCCGCCTTTTCCCTTCTCAACTGTGGGAAGCTGGAGGCTGTTTTAGGGATGCCACTCCCCCCTTGGGAAGCGGTTCTTGAACCCCTTTTAGACCAACTAGATCCCCAATCCGTTCTCTAG
- a CDS encoding AarF/ABC1/UbiB kinase family protein — protein MNTAIVPSDAAPQEIAIAAETLPNDPESFQPYDPLAIDAYYRQRPLLVLSRWLRILWPVFWLLFNRWWDRVTGQSKQNQQRRAIALRETLTRLGPAYIKVGQALSTRPDLLPAVYLEELTKLQDQLPPFPNEVAFQFIEEELGAPPSELFAELSDHPIAAASLGQVYRGKLHSGEEVAVKVQRPGLAESITLDIYILRGVAYWAKRLIKEIRSDLVAILDEFASRLFEEMDYTQEGRNAERFARLYGHLTDVYVPKIYWQYTRRRVLTMEWVTGVKLNQLQQIQALGIDPRYMVYVGVQCSLRQLLEHGFFHADPHPGNLLAMPSGKLAYLDFGMMSEIAPEQRYGLLNAIVHIVNREYESLAYDYVHLGFLTPDTDLEPIIPALALVFEDALGASVSELNIQRIFDRLSEVMYEYPFQVPAYYALIVRSLLTMEGIAMGVDPNFKVLSAAYPYIAKRLLTDPAPELRTSLTNLLLKDGQFRWTRLENLLRNARESRDYDFNVVLEQALDFLFSERGAEYRDRLADEIVKSLDTWARTTMGQWNLVQLLPLVSRPVPATASSNIISEANALEHLRRIFSILQDTPGFDWVKVIPAILRIIVRPEVQQMGQRIVNGLLQRAIARFIREMLLADSQPALQTTSLSR, from the coding sequence ATGAATACGGCCATTGTCCCCAGCGATGCCGCGCCCCAAGAGATTGCGATCGCGGCTGAAACCCTTCCCAATGATCCAGAGAGCTTTCAACCCTACGATCCGCTGGCTATCGATGCCTACTATCGGCAGCGGCCTTTACTGGTCTTGAGTCGTTGGTTGCGGATTCTCTGGCCGGTGTTTTGGCTGCTTTTTAATCGTTGGTGGGACAGGGTCACAGGCCAAAGCAAACAAAATCAACAGCGGCGGGCGATCGCCCTGCGGGAAACCCTAACCCGCCTTGGCCCTGCCTACATCAAAGTGGGACAAGCCCTCTCCACCCGTCCGGATTTGTTGCCAGCGGTGTATCTGGAGGAATTGACAAAACTCCAAGATCAGTTGCCACCCTTTCCCAATGAAGTGGCCTTTCAGTTTATTGAGGAGGAACTGGGCGCCCCCCCCAGTGAACTCTTTGCGGAACTGAGTGATCATCCCATTGCAGCTGCCTCGTTAGGACAGGTGTATCGCGGCAAACTCCACAGTGGCGAAGAGGTGGCCGTTAAAGTTCAGCGCCCCGGCTTGGCAGAGAGTATCACCTTGGATATTTACATTCTGCGGGGGGTGGCCTATTGGGCAAAACGCCTGATCAAGGAGATTCGCAGTGATTTAGTGGCCATTCTCGATGAATTTGCCAGCCGCCTCTTTGAGGAAATGGACTATACCCAAGAGGGACGAAATGCCGAACGCTTCGCCCGTCTCTATGGCCATCTCACCGATGTCTATGTGCCTAAAATTTACTGGCAATACACACGGCGGCGAGTGCTGACGATGGAGTGGGTAACGGGGGTCAAACTGAACCAATTGCAGCAAATTCAGGCCCTGGGGATTGATCCGCGCTATATGGTGTATGTGGGGGTGCAGTGCTCCCTACGGCAGTTGCTTGAACATGGTTTTTTCCATGCGGATCCCCATCCCGGGAATCTGTTGGCCATGCCCAGCGGCAAATTGGCCTATCTCGACTTTGGCATGATGAGCGAGATTGCCCCAGAGCAGCGCTATGGCTTATTGAATGCTATTGTTCACATTGTTAACCGTGAGTACGAAAGCCTTGCCTACGACTATGTTCATTTAGGATTCCTAACCCCCGATACGGATTTGGAACCCATTATTCCAGCCTTGGCCTTAGTTTTTGAGGATGCCTTGGGGGCGAGTGTTTCGGAACTGAATATCCAACGCATTTTCGATCGCCTGTCAGAGGTGATGTATGAGTATCCCTTTCAAGTGCCCGCCTATTATGCCTTGATTGTGCGATCGCTGTTGACCATGGAGGGGATTGCCATGGGCGTTGACCCCAACTTTAAGGTACTCAGTGCCGCCTATCCCTACATTGCCAAGCGACTGCTCACGGATCCTGCCCCGGAGCTGCGTACGAGTCTCACAAACCTTCTCCTCAAGGATGGTCAATTTCGCTGGACGCGCCTAGAAAATCTGCTGCGCAATGCCCGCGAGAGTCGTGACTATGACTTTAATGTGGTGCTAGAGCAGGCTTTGGATTTTCTCTTTTCGGAGCGGGGAGCCGAGTATCGCGATCGCCTAGCGGATGAAATTGTCAAGAGCCTCGACACTTGGGCACGGACAACGATGGGGCAATGGAACCTTGTGCAACTCTTACCCCTAGTCAGCCGCCCAGTACCGGCAACGGCCAGTTCCAACATCATCAGTGAAGCCAACGCCCTAGAGCATTTGCGCCGCATTTTCAGCATTTTGCAGGATACCCCCGGTTTTGATTGGGTCAAAGTTATCCCTGCGATTCTGCGGATTATTGTGCGCCCAGAGGTGCAGCAAATGGGTCAGCGCATTGTCAACGGCCTCCTGCAACGGGCGATCGCTCGCTTTATTCGGGAGATGTTGCTGGCGGACTCGCAGCCGGCGCTACAGACGACGAGTCTGTCCCGCTAG
- a CDS encoding argonaute PAZ domain-containing protein, which translates to MPTPFQEVEVVLNRFFVKKLSQPDLTFHEYQCQFTQMPEQGSEQKALSSVCYKLGVTAVRLGSRIITREPIDPRRMQTQDWQLQQIGCRELSCQNPHERKALESFERKTLEENLKLKLKEKFKKTIIEKDYELGLIWWIPSQEGLEKTGHGWQVHRGRQIDLTIETDGKLYLEIDIHYRFYTLFTLEWWLSEYPNIQIQYVRNTYKDKKTWVLENFSDKSPNETEIEALGISLAEYHRREGATEQEINESRVVIVKKSSDYKAKPLYHLSQRLSPVLTMEILAKIAEQGREKSQIQDALARIRKNIDARLQESQKTAQIIFKTIYNLSSQPEPMKVNGFVMPRAKLLARNDKEINQIARISSYGCAKIGEKQFGCLNLFNNKPEYPEEVRKCLLDIARSSGTQIKIDSCFTGSDYPKDDLAQQRFWQQWAAQGIKTVLVVMPWSPHEEKTRLRIQALKAGIATQFMIPTPQANPYKALNVALGLLCKAKWQPVYLKPLDDPQAADLIIGFDTSTNRKLYYGTSAFAILANGQSLGWELPDIQRGETFSGQSIWQIVSKLVLKFQDNYGSYPKKILLMRDGLVQEGEFEQTIKELTQQRIDVDILSVRKSGSGRMGRESNSGNTEIIYDDAEVGTVIFYSESNSFILQTTEVIKTKTGSLGSARPLRVVRHYGNTPLELLALQTYHLTQLHPASGFSSCRLPWVLHLADRSSKEFQRIGQISLLQNIDREKLIAV; encoded by the coding sequence ATGCCCACCCCATTTCAAGAAGTTGAGGTTGTACTCAATCGTTTTTTTGTAAAAAAATTGAGTCAACCAGATCTTACATTTCATGAATACCAATGCCAATTTACTCAAATGCCAGAACAAGGTAGCGAGCAAAAAGCCCTTTCCAGCGTTTGCTACAAACTAGGAGTCACTGCTGTTCGACTAGGGAGCCGCATTATCACAAGGGAACCTATTGACCCTAGAAGAATGCAAACTCAGGATTGGCAGTTACAGCAGATAGGATGTAGAGAACTGAGCTGTCAAAACCCTCATGAAAGAAAGGCTCTGGAAAGCTTTGAAAGAAAAACTCTAGAGGAAAATTTAAAGTTAAAGTTAAAAGAAAAATTTAAGAAAACCATCATCGAAAAAGACTATGAATTAGGGTTGATTTGGTGGATTCCTAGCCAAGAAGGGTTAGAAAAAACAGGTCATGGCTGGCAAGTACATAGAGGCAGACAAATTGATCTTACAATAGAAACAGATGGAAAATTATACTTAGAAATTGATATTCACTATCGATTCTATACTCTATTCACACTTGAGTGGTGGCTCAGTGAATATCCTAATATTCAAATCCAGTACGTGAGGAATACCTACAAAGACAAGAAAACATGGGTTCTTGAAAATTTTTCGGATAAAAGTCCAAATGAAACAGAAATAGAAGCGCTAGGAATAAGCTTAGCAGAGTATCACCGTCGAGAGGGAGCAACCGAACAAGAAATAAATGAGTCACGTGTTGTAATTGTTAAGAAAAGTAGCGACTACAAGGCTAAGCCGCTATATCATTTATCTCAAAGATTATCACCAGTTCTAACAATGGAAATCTTAGCGAAAATTGCTGAACAAGGAAGAGAAAAAAGTCAAATTCAAGATGCGCTTGCCCGCATCAGGAAAAATATTGACGCGCGTTTACAAGAATCGCAAAAAACAGCTCAAATTATTTTCAAAACCATCTATAATCTCAGCAGTCAACCAGAGCCAATGAAAGTTAATGGTTTTGTCATGCCTCGGGCAAAACTATTAGCTCGAAATGATAAAGAAATCAATCAAATAGCTAGAATTAGCTCCTATGGTTGTGCCAAGATTGGCGAAAAGCAATTTGGTTGCCTAAATTTATTTAATAATAAACCTGAATACCCAGAGGAAGTGCGCAAATGCTTGCTGGACATAGCAAGAAGTAGTGGCACGCAGATAAAAATAGACTCCTGTTTTACAGGAAGTGACTATCCAAAAGATGATCTAGCTCAACAAAGATTCTGGCAACAATGGGCTGCTCAAGGAATTAAAACGGTTTTAGTAGTGATGCCTTGGTCGCCCCATGAGGAGAAAACAAGGCTACGAATTCAGGCATTAAAGGCAGGAATCGCTACGCAGTTCATGATACCAACACCCCAGGCTAATCCCTACAAAGCTCTCAATGTTGCCTTGGGACTGTTGTGTAAAGCTAAGTGGCAGCCTGTCTATCTAAAACCATTAGATGATCCTCAGGCTGCTGACTTAATTATCGGTTTTGACACAAGTACAAACCGAAAGCTGTACTATGGTACGTCTGCTTTTGCAATTTTAGCCAATGGTCAAAGCTTGGGTTGGGAGTTACCAGATATACAACGGGGGGAAACTTTCTCTGGTCAATCAATTTGGCAAATTGTGTCTAAGCTAGTGCTTAAATTCCAAGACAACTATGGTTCCTACCCTAAGAAGATACTACTGATGCGCGACGGGCTTGTTCAAGAAGGGGAGTTTGAACAAACAATCAAAGAACTGACTCAGCAGCGTATTGATGTCGATATTCTAAGTGTCCGTAAGAGTGGCTCAGGGAGGATGGGACGTGAATCTAATTCAGGCAATACCGAAATAATCTATGATGACGCTGAAGTGGGCACTGTAATTTTTTATTCTGAAAGTAACTCATTTATATTACAAACCACCGAGGTAATCAAGACGAAAACTGGCTCCCTTGGCAGTGCTAGACCTCTGCGGGTTGTGCGTCACTATGGCAATACACCTTTAGAGCTACTGGCTCTGCAGACCTATCACTTGACTCAGTTGCATCCTGCCAGCGGATTTAGCTCCTGCCGACTGCCTTGGGTACTGCACTTGGCCGATAGAAGTAGTAAGGAGTTTCAGCGGATAGGTCAGATCAGCCTTTTGCAGAATATTGATCGAGAAAAGTTAATTGCGGTTTGA
- a CDS encoding carboxysome structural protein CcmN, producing the protein MPLPPLALPPSPAVRIVGDVVVDPQAVLAPGVLLWAEAGASIRIAAGVCIGMGSVIHAHGGTITIGEGVNIGAGVLLIGAVTVEPHACIGASTTVMETTIPAGAVVAAGSLLGDRSRRWPPAAETSHPQQGAVFPEDPWREPPTTVHPSENSPPEQQDPTDSSPSHQESPATAPPETSTATRPKANVVYGQAYVSRMFAKMFQVGPIPPTGDNPALGSRQ; encoded by the coding sequence ATGCCCCTGCCGCCCTTAGCTCTGCCCCCTTCACCTGCGGTTCGCATTGTGGGTGATGTGGTGGTGGATCCCCAAGCCGTTTTGGCACCGGGGGTGTTGCTTTGGGCAGAAGCAGGGGCTTCGATTCGGATTGCTGCAGGGGTCTGCATTGGCATGGGTAGCGTCATTCACGCCCACGGCGGCACCATCACAATTGGTGAAGGGGTCAACATTGGTGCGGGAGTGCTGCTGATTGGGGCGGTGACCGTTGAACCCCATGCCTGTATTGGCGCCAGTACCACGGTGATGGAAACAACGATTCCGGCTGGTGCTGTGGTGGCCGCCGGTTCTCTTCTGGGGGATCGGAGTCGTCGTTGGCCGCCCGCCGCAGAAACGAGTCACCCCCAACAGGGGGCTGTTTTCCCTGAGGATCCTTGGCGAGAGCCACCAACAACTGTCCATCCTTCAGAGAATTCCCCACCAGAGCAGCAGGACCCTACCGACTCTTCCCCTAGTCATCAGGAAAGTCCAGCCACTGCTCCACCAGAGACAAGCACTGCGACAAGGCCTAAGGCAAACGTGGTCTATGGTCAAGCCTATGTTAGTAGGATGTTTGCCAAGATGTTTCAGGTGGGGCCCATCCCACCCACGGGGGATAATCCTGCCCTAGGCAGTCGTCAGTAA
- a CDS encoding carbon dioxide-concentrating mechanism protein CcmK codes for MAIAVGMIETLGFPAVVEAADAMVKAARVTLVGYEKIGSGRVTVIVRGDVSEVQASVAAGVENVKRVNGGQVLSTHIIARPHENLEYVLPIRYTEAVEQFRESVSGIRPMGRP; via the coding sequence ATGGCAATTGCCGTCGGTATGATTGAAACCCTTGGTTTCCCCGCAGTGGTGGAAGCCGCAGATGCAATGGTGAAAGCCGCTCGCGTTACCCTTGTGGGCTACGAGAAAATCGGGAGTGGTCGGGTCACCGTGATTGTCCGTGGCGATGTTTCTGAAGTGCAGGCTTCAGTCGCGGCGGGGGTTGAAAACGTGAAACGGGTGAATGGGGGTCAAGTGCTCTCCACCCACATCATTGCTCGTCCCCACGAAAACCTCGAATACGTGCTGCCCATTCGCTACACCGAAGCGGTCGAACAATTCCGCGAAAGCGTTAGCGGTATCCGCCCGATGGGTCGCCCATAG
- a CDS encoding EutN/CcmL family microcompartment protein encodes MKIARVCGTVTSTQKEETLTGVKFLVLQYLGEDGEFLPDYEVAADTVGAGQDEWVLVSRGSAARYIINGTDKPIDAAVVAIIDTVSRDNYLLYSKRTQY; translated from the coding sequence GTGAAAATCGCGCGAGTGTGCGGCACCGTTACCAGTACCCAAAAAGAAGAAACCTTAACGGGAGTCAAGTTTCTCGTCTTGCAATATCTGGGTGAGGACGGCGAATTTTTACCCGACTACGAAGTGGCTGCGGATACGGTTGGTGCAGGGCAGGATGAGTGGGTATTGGTAAGCCGAGGCAGTGCCGCCCGCTATATTATCAATGGCACCGACAAACCCATTGACGCAGCCGTTGTCGCCATTATTGACACCGTAAGTCGGGATAATTATTTGCTCTATAGCAAACGTACCCAGTATTAG
- a CDS encoding energy transducer TonB — MLRLPIQPIWQRVSQWPVWEPNRLAIASSILLHAVILSFVRVPEPTPPEVLNDQLVPLVSLSPELEADLPSIKPLLPTELPPLATTPPPPLPLAGIEPPPLSFAPLAPLPPLSPPLLPNPVPVQPLPPLWQLPPPTRPLPGPNEDVAVAPELVLPTPASPPNEPIARTTAEAAAALSRWFNETRSTLNTTDIQVNFGQRIADFYPQEACGDRLQGETTVAVVVTPQGELLPANAAPETGLLTRNPQIIRSSGSPLLDQAALEQVRKQAFEATGKYQALAITFAFEYRPEMCPPAASPPRQQPTAPAPSPSEAHQASPPAAEEATPAPTPPLLGQHHRLYPQNLAGQTRRL, encoded by the coding sequence ATGCTGCGGTTACCAATTCAACCGATTTGGCAGAGGGTTTCTCAATGGCCAGTGTGGGAGCCAAACCGGCTGGCGATCGCCAGTTCAATTCTTTTGCACGCCGTTATCCTCTCCTTTGTGCGTGTCCCCGAACCCACACCCCCAGAGGTGCTCAATGATCAACTGGTGCCCTTGGTCAGCCTTTCTCCAGAACTAGAAGCGGATTTACCGTCTATCAAACCCCTTTTGCCTACAGAACTGCCGCCCCTGGCCACAACCCCACCACCGCCGCTGCCATTGGCAGGCATTGAGCCACCCCCCCTTTCCTTTGCCCCCTTGGCGCCGCTGCCTCCTTTGTCGCCCCCACTCCTCCCCAATCCAGTGCCGGTGCAGCCTTTGCCCCCCCTGTGGCAATTGCCCCCGCCCACCCGCCCCTTGCCGGGCCCCAATGAAGATGTTGCCGTTGCCCCAGAACTGGTCTTACCGACTCCCGCATCCCCACCGAATGAGCCGATCGCCCGTACAACAGCGGAGGCAGCAGCCGCTTTGTCCCGTTGGTTTAATGAAACGCGGTCAACGCTGAATACGACAGATATCCAAGTGAATTTTGGGCAGCGGATTGCGGACTTTTATCCGCAGGAGGCCTGTGGCGATCGCCTACAAGGGGAAACAACGGTTGCGGTGGTAGTCACTCCCCAGGGTGAATTGCTCCCTGCAAATGCCGCTCCAGAAACGGGCTTGCTCACCCGCAATCCCCAGATTATTCGCAGCAGTGGCTCGCCGCTTTTGGATCAGGCGGCTTTAGAACAGGTACGAAAGCAAGCTTTTGAGGCTACAGGCAAATATCAGGCCCTAGCGATCACCTTTGCCTTTGAGTATCGTCCTGAGATGTGTCCGCCCGCTGCTTCACCCCCCCGCCAACAACCCACCGCGCCAGCGCCTAGCCCCTCTGAGGCTCATCAGGCTTCACCCCCAGCTGCTGAGGAAGCGACCCCTGCACCAACACCCCCCCTCCTGGGGCAGCACCACCGGCTGTATCCCCAGAACCTAGCGGGACAGACTCGTCGTCTGTAG